A single Garra rufa chromosome 9, GarRuf1.0, whole genome shotgun sequence DNA region contains:
- the cgna gene encoding cingulin, whose protein sequence is MSAPIPGRKTPVDHGVQIRFINDLQDIGGGVSGQPRKVVPKKPLPRYGVAVRVQGIGGQPYVVLKEGKKGDSYGVQLRTQPPAYGSLPRRKDDGVIQGPYFSSGDTPLRRAQSHGSLLDRENGSEDFSDHLRRPLGDGRSGSYGNLDGGIGMGAERNQTREKIERNQWGGSYQTGLNGTLGRGRGGGSQYTSSESVEISPYNQHTHNHSAPNSIHQTPTHRLADRYDGSSAAQAGNTGTNTRGRYPIPSADNRPTSTTSLPAASFIPNTYSSPQSSSPASAYSSLGRGSGSVAKVTAVSSSASVDGHVTPDLLMDQGQSSGSEFSTEDQIQQIIYDVLRQGSAEGDAAIKHRVRIICNKIQGLKVNRPDDSLKEELEQCLDENVQLQEQLGQKTTELHQTHSELTQLRMDRENAVSHVRDLEDQLAGLQEELRRDTDNKAQADTMHMELMALRGELAEAAALCQKQEDILRQRERELTALKGALKDEVSTHDKEIEVLREQYSKDMERLRASMEQVSQSQATIEAERHRVNSSVRSLQQQLEESRDEGNHWREQFQSSREELRNTKQELLQTRMEKEEFEEELKDLQEKISTMKQQIPDPKQTQTVNQELERCRADLQKSQANMDKLKTDLDKKTMEIVLLKKSKQELEAEQKYEIDRLKGQLRRDKEELTKVHEKAKQLAEPSLVEALRKELSDMQEEVGRLRSQLLSTEEELQAERDKLSSAQTQANNLAHEHKELEETNTRMKERITRLESQLQERMSQSIEAEQEQQEETRKLRQQLEESRRENSRLGLERDELARNMEEKEKDRDAVHKENMQLEDQKRQQERALDKLNKEMERLSAASREEVRLLQAQLDEQRDKWKKEQQDSHKNAKEKLSELERAQSTIHSLQEELARQKKELFSSYEDRDNVLLDKELLTNRLKHLESEMETQRSAQNDRSREIRSLEDKIKHLELELDEEKNNGEMLTERITRSRDQIEQLRGELMQERSSKQDLELDKNALERQLKDYKSRVSEMEGQSRSSTGVSQLESKIQDLEERLRAEEREKNSVVASQRRLERKLKELNITLDEERHQHTEQRDQLTLRVKALKRQVDEGEAEVERLDGLRRKAVRDMEEMQEQKEVFQSKVTALENELKRKSQQARQSALESSVLSSDDDDDDDGLFDHSSITSILTESNLKTSSC, encoded by the exons ATGTCTGCTCCTATCCCAGGTAGGAAGACCCCTGTGGATCATGGCGTTCAGATTCGCTTTATAAATGACCTGCAAGACATCGGAGGGGGAGTGAGTGGGCAGCCTCGGAAAGTGGTGCCTAAAAAGCCGCTGCCTCGCTATGGAGTGGCAGTGAGGGTGCAGGGCATTGGTGGGCAGCCCTATGTTGTACTGAAAGAGGGAAAAAAAGGAGATTCATATGGAGTGCAGCTGAGAACCCAACCACCTGCTTACGGCAGCCTGCCTAG gaGGAAAGACGATGGGGTAATCCAGGGGCCATATTTCTCATCTGGAGACACCCCTCTGCGTCGAGCTCAGTCTCACGGCTCTCTGTTGGATAGAGAAAACGGCAGCGAAGACTTCTCAGATCATCTCCGACGTCCGCTTGGAGATGGACGTTCTGGCAGCTACGGCAACCTGGATGGAGGTATTGGTATGGGAGCAGAGAGGAATCAGACTAGAGAAAAAATTGAGAGAAATCAGTGGGGTGGATCCTACCAGACAGGACTGAATGGCACTTTGGGAAGAGGGAGAGGTGGAGGCAGTCAGTACACCTCATCCGAATCAGTCGAAATATCTCCATACAACCAGCACACTCACAACCATTCAGCTCCCAACTCCATTCATCAGACACCCACCCACAGACTGGCCGACAGGTATGATGGGAGCTCTGCTGCACAGGCGGGTAACACTGGGACCAACACCAGAGGACGTTATCCTATCCCATCTGCAGACAACAGACCCACCTCAACCACATCATTACCTGCTGCTTCTTTCATTCCAAACACATActcttcaccacagtcttcctcaccTGCTTCTGCCTACAGCAGCCTGGGTCGCGGCTCAGGTTCTGTCGCTAAGGTCACAGCTGTTTCTTCATCTGCTTCAGTTGATGGACAT GTGACTCCTGATCTTTTGATGGACCAAGGTCAAAGTTCAGGATCAGAGTTCTCAACCGAAGATCAGATACAGCAAATAATTTACGATGTTCTACGTCAAGG GAGTGCAGAGGGAGATGCTGCCATTAAACACAGAGTTCGAATCATCTGTAATAAGATTCAAGGACTTAAG GTGAACAGACCTGATGACTCCTTGAAGGAGGAGCTTGAACAATGTCTGGATGAAAATGTACAGCTGCAGGAACAGCTGGGACAGAAGACCACAGAGCTGCACCAGACACATTCAGA GCTCACTCAGTTACGAATGGACAGAGAGAATGCAGTGTCTCATGTTAGAGATCTAGAGGATCAGCTGGCAGGACTACAGGAGGAGCTGAGGAGAGATACAGACAACAAAGCTCAGGCTGACACTATGCACATG GAGTTGATGGCACTGAGAGGTGAGTTGGCCGAAGCTGCAGCGCTGTGTCAGAAGCAGGAGGACATTCTGAGGCAGAGAGAGAGGGAGCTGACTGCTCTAAAAGGGGCACTGAAAGATGAGGTCTCCACACATGACAAGGAGATAGAGGTTCTCAGAGAACAGTACAGCAAAGACATGGAGCGACTACGAGCAAGCATGGAGCAGGTTTCACAG TCTCAAGCAACCATTGAAGCCGAGCGTCACCGCGTGAACTCTTCGGTAAGGTCACTTCAGCAGCAATTGGAGGAGAGCAGAGATGAGGGAAACCACTGGAGAGAGCAGTTTCAGTCCAGCAGAGAAGAGCTGCGCAACACCAAACAAGA GTTACTCCAAACTCGTATGGAGAAAGAGGAGTTTGAGGAGGAGCTGAAAGAtctccaggagaaaatcagcacAATGAAACAGCAGATACCAGATCCCAAACAGACCCAGACAGTCAACCAG GAACTTGAACGTTGTCGTGCTGACCTGCAAAAATCCCAAGCAAATATGGATAAATTAAAAACAGATCTTGACAAGAAGACAATGGAAATTGTCTTATTAAAAAAGAGCAAACAGGAACTTGAAGCAGAGCAGAAATATGAGATTGATAGGCTGAAGGGCCAGTTACGCAGAGATAAAGAAGAGCTGACAAAAGTTCACGAGAAGGCCAAACAG CTTGCTGAACCCTCATTGGTAGAGGCCCTGCGCAAGGAGTTGAGTGACATGCAAGAAGAGGTGGGCCGACTGCGCAGTCAGCTGCTCTCAACTGAAGAAGAGCTGCAGGCGGAGAGAGACAAACTCAGCTCTGCTCAAACCCAAGCAAACAATCTGGCACATGAGCACAAGGAACTTGAGGAAACCAACACACGTATGAAGGAGAGAATCACACGCCTAGAG TCTCAGCTGCAGGAGCGCATGTCTCAGAGTATTGAGGCCGAACAGGAACAGCAGGAGGAGACCAGGAAACTGAGGCAGCAGTTGGAAGAGTCCAGGCGTGAGAACTCCAGACTGGGCCTAGAGCGGGACGAGCTGGCTCGTAATATGGAAGAGAAGGAGAAGGACAGAGACGCTGTCCACAAAGAGAACATGCAGCTCGAGGACCAGAAGAGGCAGCAGGAAAGAGCGCTAGACAAACTCAATAAAGAG ATGGAGCGCTTGTCTGCAGCATCCCGTGAGGAGGTGCGGCTCCTGCAGGCTCAGCTGGACGAGCAGAGAGATAAGTGGAAGAAAGAGCAGCAGGACTCTCATAAAAACGCCAAAGAGAAGCTCAGTGAGCTGGAGAGAGCTCAGAGCACAATCCATTCCCTACAGGAAGAG ctgGCCCGTCAAAAGAAGGAGCTGTTCTCAAGTTATGAGGATCGAGACAATGTTTTATTAGATAAAGAGCTGCTCACCAACCGCCTCAAACACCTGGAGAGTGAGATGGAGACACAGCGTAGCGCACAAAACGATCGTTCACGAGAGATCCGCAGCTTGGAG GACAAAATCAAGCACCTGGAGCTTGAGTTAGATGAGGAAAAGAACAACGGAGAGATGCTGACAGAAAGAATCACCAGGAGCCGAGATCAG ATTGAACAGCTGCGTGGAGAACTCATGCAAGAACGATCCTCCAAACAAGACCTGGAGCTGGACAAAAATGCTCTGGAGAGACAG CTAAAGGATTATAAATCTCGTGTAAGTGAAATGGAGGGCCAGTCACGTTCCTCTACTGGTGTGTCACAGCTGGAGAGCAAAATCCAGGACCTTGAGGAACGACTACGTGCAGaggagag AGAGAAGAACTCTGTGGTGGCCTCTCAGCGACGGTTGGAGAGGAAACTGAAGGAGCTGAACATCACCCTGGATGAGGAGAGACATCAGCACACAGAGCAGAGAGACCAG CTAACTCTGCGTGTGAAGGCTTTGAAGAGGCAGGTGGATGAAGGAGAGGCTGAGGTAGAGCGGCTGGATGGATTGAGGAGAAAGGCCGTCAGAGACATGGAGGAGATGCAGGAACAGAAGGAGGTGTTTCAATCCAAAGTCACGGCACTAGAGAATGAACTCAA GAGGAAGAGCCAGCAGGCCCGACAGTCAGCTCTGGAATCTTCAGTGCTCagctctgatgatgatgatgatgatgatggattGTTTGATCATTCCAGCATAACCTCCATCCTCACCGAGAGCAACCTAAAGACCAGTTCCTGCTGA